TGCCCTCGTCATttctgtgttcacaatctggcgctagaaacagggaattttgtctggtaaaagatttatctttcccTGTGATTTTACCCTTTTTGGCTCCCAGCGCTATTCCCCAAATAATAGTGTTTTGATCTTATCATTGTTCTCCTTTTCGAGAACCTTTAAGATCTATGTTTTTCATTAGATCTGCGTTCACTTCTGCAAGAGCCTTCTAGATATGTGTTTTCCTTGAAATAACCTTTTAGATCTATATTTTTCCTCACAAACATTTCCGAAACCAAGCCTTTTAGATCTTTGAAACCATTTCATTTAAGTTTTTATCATCCTCAGAAAATATTCATATCGTGTGGTTTCTAACAAACATACATCGAacctatgttttcatgcataaaACTCTTGGATCTGCCTGTTTTCGTGAAGTGTTTTTAGACCTGTGAGTAGATCTATGATTACGATTGTTGGATCTACGTTTTCCATTGACGTGTTTTCTGAGCCGTGTTTTCCTTGAAGATCTTTAGATATACGTTGTGGTCTTTGCCCTTTCTTTGGATTAACTTTGCTAACAAAACCAATGTGGATTCTGTTTCTTCGACAACGTTTTGTTTTTGCAGAAAATCGAAGATGGAAAAAATGAAAGATGCGGGAAAAGCCAAGGCATCGTCAAAAGAAATACCGAGGACAACTCCAGTTATGACACGTAGCAAGCATAAGGGCGAAAAGCTTAAAGCAACCAACAAGAAGCAACATGGAGCGGAAAGCACGACGCCCTTGGATGCCAGCACagtagcagcaacagcagctctgAAAGCCACAACAACCAAAGCAGGTGCCTCCAAAGTAGCAGCGATCACTCGCGCAAACGAACAACGAGAAGGGGTAGTAGAGTCGATGATACAATAACCCCTTTATGGGATGCCGCTCACCAACGAGCAGAATATATCGTTGCTGACCAATCAACCTCTTCTGACAGTGAACCAACCAACACAACAACCAATATATCTTCAAGCCCCGCACATTGATCCACCAGTCCCTTTAATACAGACTGTTGACGAAGGTCACACTGTATCCTCCGGTGGACAACCACATGTGGGAAATCCGAACCAAGGATCGAACCAGTCCATTCAAATGATGACAGAGCTTGAAGAGTTGAAGATAAGCCAGAAGGTATACGCAGAGGCCGTGGCCCTACTCGCACAAGAAAACCAGCAACTCAAAGATAGGATCTCCCAGAGTAACGAAGTAGGGAACTTGCACGACGAATCTAATTCCAAAGCACCACTGCTTAATCAGGACCGAAGGATGGTAGTGACTAACGTCAACAATCCCAAACCATTGAATCGAAAATCGGCCAAAGGAAACAGATTATCTGATCCATATTATGTTCCCGAGGACTCAGACTATTTCGACGATGAGAACCGAAGACCAGGACGATCTACAATCAGATAGGACCATCAACTCGCCATGGAGAACCTTCGTGCTGAAATGATGGCTgaaattcagaaactgaagaagagGAAAGGAGGAGGAAGGATGTAAGAAGTGATGAGAGAAGCTGCCACCACACCACTGACTGCACATTTGTCCAAAGCTCTTATTCCCCAGAAGTGTCCCATCCCAGCCTTCTAACGTTACGATGGATCCAGTGACCCCGCAGTCCATATTCGGTACTACATTCGTACTTTATCCCGATGGGATCAGGATGACGTGgtcctctgcagatacttcccttcAAGCTTGAAAGGATCGGATCTATCGTGGTTCGATAACCTACCACCCAATTCCATCGAATCCTACAACCAGCTCACTGAGAAATTCTTAaggacttacatgtacaacaagtccgTCAACGCAGGAATGGACAAGCTCTTCTCGTTAGCAGTCGCATACAAAGAAACCATCAGGGAATATACCGATAGGTGGCACAAAATCTGTCAAGCGATAGGGAACGTGGATCCGGTGGTCagtatcaattgctacaaatggggattggataggatgagtcctttgtttgtCGAGATTCATGGAAGTGTCCCTACGCCTGAAGGAGATCTTCGAGTAATCATCGAAAAGCACGCCAGATTGGAGGAAATCCAGCGGTAAAATCCCAGGGCCCAGACACAAAGATCTCATCGGACTGATTCGGTGGAGCAAGCCAGCGGATCCAAGAGAGGAAACTTGGTCGAAAGTTATAACGAAGATAAGAGAGGACGAAGGGATGCTCGGCGACGTGATGACCGAAAATTCAAAGACCAAGTTTTCACGAAGCTAAACACCAACTACACTCGCATCCTAAGGGATATTAAGGATCGAGAATACTTAAAGTGGCCTTGGTCCAAAGGAAAGTAGCCACCCCGGTATGAGAAGTCGAGACTACTGTGAGTACCACTGCTTCAACGAGCATCATactgaaaagtgcaagaacctcaaaataatgatccaaaagttgattgaCGCTGGTGACCTCAAGCAATATGTTCAGAAGGAAGAAATCGATGACAGGGAAAAACGAAGCAGTCAAGTCCAACTACCCGAGGGTAATCGAACGCTTAATACCAATTCATGCTCCGAGTCTAACGGCCCCTCTCTGATTGCCCAGATAGGAAAAAGACTGAGAAAACAATTTGAGGACTACTGCGAGATGTACAAGATTGACGGAGTCGAAGTTGATGAGCACGAAGAATGGATGAACGCACCGATGACATTCGATGTTGAAGATGTTGAGGAATACATGGAGGACCACAACGATCCTTTAGTTCTCATG
This DNA window, taken from Papaver somniferum cultivar HN1 chromosome 3, ASM357369v1, whole genome shotgun sequence, encodes the following:
- the LOC113359290 gene encoding uncharacterized protein LOC113359290 translates to MIQKLIDAGDLKQYVQKEEIDDREKRSSQVQLPEGNRTLNTNSCSESNGPSLIAQIGKRLRKQFEDYCEMYKIDGVEVDEHEEWMNAPMTFDVEDVEEYMEDHNDPLVLMLPVAGFNVKKILIDGGSSVNVLFYDTFRRMEFNNEQLMSSYYTIYGFNGAPTKLIGDIVLEVKAGPMKIETRSLW